The Aedes aegypti strain LVP_AGWG chromosome 1, AaegL5.0 Primary Assembly, whole genome shotgun sequence sequence AAGAAGCTCCGCGGATTCCGATGGCAAGAGTTGCTGAACGTTGACCGAGTATTGGTGCCTTTTCTTTCTACCAAAGATTTCAGATTCTATAGAaatgaaaacaacaaaacagtcaatattttcaagaatattcAACAATAGCAAACTCTTACCTGATGGTTCCGCAGTCACACGTGTTGATTTTGGCCTGGTCCTGCTATGGCGTACGTTTATGGAAAAAATAGTCCGTTGAATGATTGCTGTGAGTAATCTGATTTTTGCTTGCTGGTGACCGAGTAGCGATGAATCTCACAGCGACGAATCATCGCGACAAGCACCAGATTTGGTCCAAGCAGGCACGAACAGTAATTAGGCATGGTTTTGAGCATGCTTAAATATCGcagatttcaattattcagttaTTCTCGAGAAGCCGCAGGAACATTCCCGGTGCACtttattttaaaacctttcACTCGTTCTGTCTACTTCACTTTTTTCGCACcgaaacttttttttcgctttttctGTCGGGAGCAAAACAAACACGCTTAAAACAATCCACACTAATTGTTAAACTTTTAGTCACAAAAATTGATATAAAAGACGGAACAAAATATGGGaaattatataatttattcgtcatttaattttgtttgtacCTTCGgttatacatttttaaatgtacCGCATAGTTTAGATATGTGAAAGTCaagtgaaacaaaaaatttttgaaacaagtgaAACAAAAACTTAATCAACGGTTCTTTGACTTTTTTTAACCGTGTGAAGCAAAGCGGTAAAATGTGTATTCCCTACACACACAAGTGCGTGGTactgtttgccaaactgttCAAAATAAGTTACATACACTGAAGTGTACTTGTGGTAGTATGTTGcgcaaatttaaataaaaaccaTTCGCCATAATGTGTGGATACATTATTACCATATCTTAGAAACCTCCATCTCTATACAATTTACCTGTATCACGACACTCTAACATATTGTCACTGTTTGGCATGGATTACTTAAACTGTTCTTTATAATCTAAAACTTGGAGTCCCGtattgttcaacataaaatTCACTGTATGTGATACATTAACCTTACCAGTAATAAGTAATATACTGTTGCGAATGTATTGCAAAATGTAATTTTCTATGCGGGTTTTAACATAGTATctggttcagatttttttttcattcactgATCCCAAAATTGTATCGTGTTCAAATACTCATACAACAACGAATTTCCAAACATGACCAACATCTTCATGGAATCTCCTTTCTTATCGCCCTTCAAGATCGATAGTACGCCCAACACGCCCCCGTAAATAAGAGTTGGCGCTCCGTATCGCAGTTCCCGTGTTGTTTTGGGAATTCGTGTGGGCTGTTTCGTAAGCCTTAACATCAAAGTCTTACATATACCTACATGACTTGACTTTCCCGTAAATTTTACGTATTAATATTAACGCATCCTAGAAAAGGTAACGCAAAATACagattaaaatttgttgaacGAGAGGCagacaagaaaaaaatacatttgtcaATGCTTGCTGAGATGGTTTTCCATAATCTCAGTTCATTGAATTTTATGGCATATAGTATTATAGCACGTTTGGCGCGCCTGGCGCACCTTGGCGCTTTGAAGGCACAGCTGTGCCGAATgaagtgcgtagagtgaccacccccttgaatggatcattaaaataaccaaaacggccgctatggaatgcatagatagcgccaccgtagccttgtgtgtttgacagaacagcaatgctgtcacaatgttaaatcccatatacagtggcgcctttgttttgatatggtgagcacttgcaaaaactaccttcaatgatccattgactAGGAGGAATAAGAaataaatctcgaaaacttattcatatagactcaagtcaaaaaagtatacaaacctactttatcgatcctacgtgtttcgcagacgaaattctacacgttttgcTCTCacccaactcgatttttcacttttagaacgtttaatcttcggatttacaaaacgacgaaagtaagattttcaactttcgcaacataaccaatactttcgccgccccgctgtatggagagacaaagtgacttaaccacgaatcaaaacaaaacactacttgagccgattttacactggtagaaaaacgtcgcaagtaactgaatgaaacggcttatcattttgtcataaaatttttgtgtgaaataataggaactccatagttcttgaacgcgagctcattgtatgcaaaatttaagcaatgtacacgttgaaaaaatgttaaaaaggtgattcattttaaaacagttttagaagacaggttgtgaatcttctgaattaattttctcaaaaccgtatagaacttacttacgtcgatttgaaaaagtaatcgagaaatccAGAAATGTAAAATTATTCACTGTGTTGTTCCCTAACGAATAAAGCCCAGCCCACCGATTACGTAATATGTTTCAGTCTGTGGTTCACACGAGCGGTCTCCTTTTGGCGCTTTCCATCTTTCATTGAGATTTTTGTTGAATGATGTGCTTTCGTATCGGTGCGCCATCTGTGGTGCGGTGGTAGAATCTTCCAGTGATGATGCACTTTTATagtggaaagcttctcttggcACGTGTCGTTAGGGTAAAGTGAGTATTGTTTGCTGCTGGATTATCGAAGTCTAGTAAGTCGGACGCTAGGAAAGTGGAGTGGGCAGGATTGttcttcaaacattttaaaaggtTGGATAATGGACCAACTTAGGTGGGTCTCAGACCGGGCATAAAATTAACACGAGCGGGAGGTCCTCTAACGAGGTGGCGCTTAAGCTTCTCGCTTTGCGAAGAATAATCGCGTCATTCAATGGTGGCGAATGACAAACTAGGGATATTTCCGGCTGGCCACGAACTCTGTAGTTCGTGCGGCTAcaggagacttcgaaagctaacgccgggtagatttttttgcactgagttgtttaTTTTGCCGCTGTCAGAGggaaacaacctaatgataggtatatatcagttaacccaaatttgggttatcccacggaagagccgaattgcgtcaaaagaagtcaaggttgggttgatttgcggctccgtgtatggacttatccacggtcttcttttattgtcgattttctttttcttttccgctcTATGCGGACCATGCTTACTTAAAATGACTTTCGGATCAACATTCAGTGaaggaatgttcaccggatgaacatggAGTGGATGATTGTGTGGCGAAACAGTTCATTTTCTATAAACATGGACcacagtaaaggttttcttcccgctggaagttgcagcgtgacgtcatcgtagattagttcatcATCATTAGTTCgctgtgaactagactatcgaaatgcatTCATTTTGCCTTATCAAAGGTGAAGCGGTTATTGCAATACGAGcgttttatgtatcgttttagtaTCAACTCACATCAAgacgtcgataggcgcgtggtgtacgcacgggcctaaCGATCGCAAGATTCttggttgccgcgaaaacatttttttgtttggtttcataaggcaaagctatgaatttcaacccgttTTTTTGtagcgaattttcataagtggttcctatgtacttcgatagtccatttgcctaagcgaacgtcaaacatgatctcaagtgtcaaggttcatttatggaccctatatttaaattaaaatttaaacatgatatggggctctgcacaaaaatcattcgcTCTTTTTCACTCCTTAacgaaattagtaaacaacaaggcccagatagtcgtagcgggaaacgcgcagctatttagcatgaccatgctgagggtcgtgggttcgaatcccgctggtcgaggttCTTtacgtaaaggaaattttctcgattcccggggcatagagtatcttcgtacctgccacacgatatacacatgcgaaaatggtcaatcggcaaagaatgctctcagttaataactgtggaagtgctcataagaacactaatctgagaagcaggctttgtcccagttgggacgtaacgccagaaagaagaagaagaaacaacaaggccagtaaacgtcaaagtcccatacaaaatcaaaacagtgcagagccccatagccgctatttgagcgggaataattgctaaagtagttgcagtaacatgttctttcgtgttattgaataaaagcaagatttcattaaaaattttaggtccCAATTATGCAGAAGATTTGACTTTTGCCTTCTTGTTGCGGCCCACTGTTCACAATTACAACGCCGCGGCCCACTGTTGCGAAAGAGCACAACCGTGAACATTCTGGTGCAGGGTAATCGGTAAACAACGGCGAGCTGTAgccacccggataaaaacgtatcattcagtgaatggaataaaccattaatgtacaatataacatattggatacaatacagcgtattgtaattgaatgtcgaagcaatattattcatgttttgatatacaattcaaaaacaatataatatattgtaacagaacattgtattgtttttaattggttttataccttacaattttggtcaaattcctattttcgcgtaaaacaactgttgcttttttctatgtagctttgctgaaagaaataaacaaaacaagttcaaaaagcaagaaatgttggggggaaaatatttaaaaagtaaaaataagtaattttttAGAGGACAcctgacattagctgtaacgacgaatgcaaccatgatacagtttgttgaattgtttttgtattgtacaacaatactcgaattgcttatcaagacaatacataaacaatatatcgtattgtattttcaaaatgtttgtatgagaaaatatctatatttgtattgttacgatacttaaccacccatacattatattgcaaaaatctcatacaccatacagtgaactgttcaaaacaatatattgtactgtaattgtattgtcattttccaatatactgtattgtatttccaatatattgaatggtactgtttcaatacgttatattgtttttgtattgtattttttatccgggcaaGTAGTGACGTTAGTTATTCGTCACCGTTGTTTACCGATTACCCTGCACCAGAATGTTCGCACCCTTCGGATGCGGGTAAAAACGATCTCACAGTATGTCGGCTCGCAACAAACTCAACTAGAAATATATTTACAACATTTACGTAAACCttatttacaaacaattaaatACAAACGACTTACAATCTAGTTTTTTCCCTTCGGCTACAATTGCTCCTCTTACTCTACCTCCGGGTGTGCAGGGTAATCCTATTGTACAATGACCAACATTAGCACATACGACACACATTTAACAAACATAATCTTACGGTAAACAACGGTATATTCGACGATATTCTAACACCTAACAATCAATCGAACGAACAAATCACAGGAAACTTCACTGGCAAACACTAATTACTGATGGAGAAAACACCATCTTCCACCGCAGTTGCCTTTCTAAATCGATCACCGATCAGCTGCGATGGCTGTTTTCTCCCTCTTTTGCACTCTCCGTTAATCAACATTTATGCtgcacaacaacaacaaaacagAACACGTTCACGGTTGTGCTCTTTCGCAACAGTGGGCCGCGGCGTTGTAATTGTGAACAGTGGGCCGCAACATCCCCCCACCCGTAAACCCTGTGGCTGCTTCTCGGGTGCGGAACAGGGGTTACTCCTCCGAGTCGATCTCCAGAACGGCAAGCTTTGCTACCGGCCTAGTTTTCACACCTCTGCTCGTCTGCACGTTCGCCGAACGAATCCGCCCGTCCTTTCCGGTGAACACTTCCTTCACAATGCCTCGCTCCCAACTATTTCGCTTGTCACCTTCAGCAACAAACACCAAGTCTCCGACCGCCACTTGTCGCCGGTCGACGAACCATTTCGTCCTCTTGTTCAGCGTCGGCAAGTACTCCTTTTGCCAACGGTTCCAGAAACCATCCGTCAGAAACTGTGCTCGATTATAACTGCTCCGCAACGTATCGGCCAAATCTACGGGATCTCTTGACGGCAGACACTCCAAAGTCGAACAGCCACGCAGAAAGTGGTTCGGTGTTAGCGCTTCCTGGTCCTCTTTCATATTGGTGGACACGTACGTCAATGGACGTGAGTTCACCAGGTATTCTGCTTCTACCAACACCGTCTGCAGGATTTCATCCGTCAGCTTCCGTCCGTCGGTTAACGCCTTCAACGCCTCTTTCACCGAGCGCACCATTCTCTCCCACGCACCACCCATATGTGGTGCTGACGGAGGGTTAAACGTCCAACGGGTCTTCGAACTGGTGAAGGTATCTGCACATCCCGCGTTTATCTCTCGAACTAGGTCTCGGTTTGCACCCACGAAGTTAGTGCCGTTATCCGAAAAAATCTCGGTTGGACTGCCACGTCGCTTCACGAACCTCCTGATCGCCATTTTGCACGACTCCGTCGTCAGGCTATACGCCACCTCCAGATGCACTGCTCGCACTGTCATGCAAGTGAAGAGTGCCACCCATCTTTTCTCCTTCCTTCGTCCAATGGACACATCTAGTGGGCCGAAGTAGTCGATACCGACGTAGGAGAACGGATCGACCTTCGCCGCTAAACGTTGTCCTGGTAATGGTGCCATTCTCGGCACAGTTGGCTTCGCCTTCTGAATCTTGCACCACATGCATCCACGTATCACCTTGTCGACCTGCACTCTTAACGTCGGGATGTAAAACCGCTGCCGGATTTCGTTCACCACGGTTTCTCTGCTGCTATGGCCAAACTGCCGGTGGTAATGCTCCAACAGTCTCTTCGTCACCACGTGGTCCTTCGACAAAACGATCGGGAATCTTGCATCGAACGCTGCATACTCCGCTGCTCCGGTTCGACCTTCCATCTGAACGACTCCGTCTTCATCCAGAAACGGTGCCAGGCGAAACAACGAACTTGACCGTTCGAGAGGTATCGCTTCCGATAACGGCAACTCCTTGTTCTTCAGCATTGTCCTCACTTCATCGGCGAACTCGTCTGCTTGAACCGCCTTCCACAAGAGGACCTCCGCCGCATGGTATTCTTCCTGCCGCAACGGTACTTCATCGCTCGAGATACCTCCACCATCGGCTTTCCGCAATGCTTCAATCGGCTTCTTCTGAATACGACGACGACAGTTGGATACGAAGCGGAACATCGTTGCTATCGTCCGGACCATCACCGACCATCTCGAGATGTGTTGCATCCTCTCCATCAAACCTTCGGGCAACGCAATGTAATGGAACAGCACACTTGCTCGAAGTTCCTCGGCGACCTCTACTCTCGGACGGTTCTGCTTCGGCCAATTTTCCTCTCCTTGATACAGGAATTCCGGTCCTTTGTACCATCGGTTGCTCGACTTTATTTCCGTTTCTTTTCCCCACTTCGTCAGATCGTCCGCTGGATTGCTCTTCGAGTTGACCCAACGCCAATCTTCTGGATTCGTGGTGCTGATGATCTCTCCGATTCGATAAGCGACGAACGGTCTGTATCTTCGTTGATCGGACTTCACCCATGACACCACTGTATCTGAATCACACCACAGGAACCTCTTCATCACGGGAAAGGAATGATTTTCGCAAATCGACTTCATCATCCGAGCACCAAGAATAGCAGCCTCCAACTCCATCCTCGGGATAGACAAATACTGAAGTGGAGCCACTTTCGCCTTCGCCTCGATGAATGCGCACTGAACGACTCCGCCGTTCTCGAACCTGAAGTAGGCAACGCATCCATAGGCCTTTTCTCCGGCGTCGGTAAACACGTGTAGCTGCACTGTCTGGTACGCCTCCGACTCTAGTCCACCGAGATAACATCGTGGAACTCGTATTTCGTCTATCAGGTGGAACAGGCTTGTCCACTTCTTCCATCTCTCATAATGCTCTTCGGTGAGCTTATCGTCCCAGCCGATGCAGCTACGCCACACGTCCTGCATGATGATCCTTCCCTGTATCAACAGGGGAGCGAGAAATTGCTTCGGGTCAAACATGCTTGCAATACACCTCAATGCAATCCTTTTCGTAGGCCAGGCGTTTTCTCGGATGTAGGCCTGAAGGTCTTGTCGAATCTCCGTTGAAAACACGAAATTATCTCCTTCCGGGTCCCACAACACTCCGAGAACTCTCTCCGTGGGGCAGTTCTTGTCGACTTCTAGCGGCTTCGCCGCACACTTTGGCTCTCCGAGCTGCCGCAGAACTTCCTCCGAATTACTGACCCAGTTACGAATCTCGAAACCTCCTTTGGCATGTACTCGGCAGACGTCACTGGCCTTTCTAACTGCTTCCTCTTCGGTGTCGGCGCTGTCAAAATAGTCGTCGACGTAGTGCTTCCGAACAATCGCGTCCGCTGCTTCTGGATACTGTTCAGCATGTTCTTGAGCATTCAGATTCTTCACGAATTGCGCAGAGCAAGGCGAACAACTCGATCCGAAAATCACCACATCCATCACGTAGATTTCCACTTCTCCATCCGCACCAGGGAACAGGAATCGTTGTGCTTGACGATCCTCCGGTCGCACCAGTGCTTGGTGAAACATTTCCTTTATGTCACCGCCGAATGCTATCCTTTTCTCGCGAAAGCCGTTAATCATCGCTGGTAACGAAATAATCATGTCCGGTCCTTTCAGTAGCATATCGTTCAACGACACTCCATGCGCTTTAGCGGCTGCATCCCAGACTAATCGTACCTTGCCCGACTTTTTAGGGTTCGTTACGTAATTCAGCGGCAAGTACCACTCTTTACCTTTCGGCGTCTCGTTCAACTCTTGCTCAGTGATACGATGTGCGTAACCCTTGACCAGATAATCTTCCAACTGCTTCTCAAGAATCTGACGAACTCCAGGATTCCGATTCATTCGCGCCTCCAAACTCCGCATCCTTCTGAAGGCCATGTCGAAGCTTTCCGGAAATGTAACATCATCTTCCTTCCATAACAGTCCGGTCTCGAACCTTTCGCCAACCCTCCGGGTAGTCTTCTCCAGAATCTCGCGTGCTCTGCGATCTTCATCCGACTCCAGGCGAACAGGGGAAACTCCAATTTCTTCCAGCTGGTAGTGTTGTTTCAGCAGCTCATCCAACCCTTTATCTGCCTTGCTACACTTCTTGTATAAGCCAATTTACAAAACAGTTggttgacgttttctggcgggccgctcattattattgttttaaaaactagcatgatatgtGAATGGCGCTGGTAACGTTTTTGTTGGTGATTACATTTTCATCTCTTTCTGGCTGTTTTTTTACTCGGTTACATGTCTgatgtaaataaaataaattcttccCTGTCAGCTGATTTAAATTTTACTGGCACGGAGAAAAATCAGCacagtttgaaacaaccaaaatgtttgttgtttttcaaatttgtattttagttgtttcaaactattgttttgttgttttaaaactaTGTCATTAGTTTGGAACAAACTAAATGTTTGGGTGATTCTAACTCGAAATATTTGTCAAGtcaacaaaaaatatgtttgctccAAACTAAGATTTTTGGTTATTTCTATCTAAAATACAGTTTATTTTCaccaaattttaatttattcagAGCTGTGATATTCAAACTACAATTCTAGTTTACTTCAACAAAAATACTATGTTGAAGTAAATTGATAACTTGTTTAAAGAAAACACAAACCAAACAACGATTAATTCTATCCTAATTTATAGTATGAACAGAGTCCGCTTTCATTAGCTTTATTCACCATGCTTTTTCAGTTTGTTCAAGTATTTCGTGTTCTGTTccgaaatcagaaaaaaaatcaagttcaaGGAAAGACCAACATGTTGCCCTCATGTAAGTAGTTTTTAGTTCGCTAGCCTAAACTGAAtttgataacaaaaaaatcaataatttatcGTATGTTTCAAGTTCCGGAACCGAATAGTGATGAAGAAGGCTTGCAACATCAATTTAAGGTTGAAACACGTTCAAATGTCGGCAAATTCATATCACCAAGAATCACTAGGTGGGTTGTATATTCTGTTTTAATTTGAtatgaaaataattatttatactTTTTTCGATTACATTTCAGATCAAAACAGAATTTCCGATAAAGGTCACTGGGGCGTAATACAtcatatttttcatgtaaacatttcaTCGAATCAGGTTTCAACATAAattccaattcaaaaataaaattatcaagaGGATCCAATTTTGCGtaattatttacaaataaaaaaaaaaaaagaaaatgcagGGAACGCTTTCTAACGAACATGTCCATTGTTtgattcaaacaaaaatgttggttgattcaaataaaattgttagttgaTTCAATCCAAATATTGGTTAATCCAAAATAATCGATTTGGTTGAAACaacaaacattttggtttgTTTCAGGAGCTGTCAAATTGAAACAACAAATGGGATGGTTGTTACAAACAAATATTGGTTGAATTTAACTAGACGGCCCCTGAACCATTTACCTAAgattttagtttgtttcaacAAACACGGGAAGTAAAAGCAAACTAACTTTTtgtttgtgcaaaatttaatgtaAAATGTTGGTTGAAATAAACTAAAGTTTGTTTGTCTTTACCAATATTTTTTCTCCGTGGGGGAAGTTCGAAAAGCTCGTTGCACGCCATTATTGAATGAGCTCCTCCCAAATGtggcgctagaagaaacgtaaataaaaggGTCCGCCAGCaagtttcaaagctggtaaacaaacaaaaaacatatgatttgAAACCAAGAATATATGTTATATATGtttgaaacgtctcataaaatagCTTATTGTGacgcgagttttttttttcttaattttaacatttttatacAGTGCTTCCATGTTCTGCTGCATGGGACAACGTAATCTCGCGACGCGACGTCAgtgatttgtttttgtttgttaTTCGTGAAGCACGCAGAAAGCCCGCACAGGATCCGTAAATTCTCCGGATTGACCGCACCGCACCGTGAGAACCATGTCCGATGAGTACGAGCATGTAAGCCGCGGGAAGCTAAAGCTGAAGTCCGACTCGGAcatcaaaaagaagaagaagaaaaagagcaAGGACAAGGAAAAACTACGCGAGAAGGTAGAGAAAACTTTGGAGGAAAGTGGAACCAGCAGTCGAGAACAGGACCGTAGTCAGGCGCCGCCCTCGGGAAGGGTGCTTACTAAGGCGGAGGAATCGTTCAAGAAGATGCAGGAGAAAATGGTAAGTTTGTGGTGAAGTTGATTAAACTTAGTGGATATAATGATTCGAAATACATTTTTATTTCCAGCAAAAGAAACGAATCATGGAAAAGGCATCGATGACGCACAAACAACGGGTAGAGCAGTTTAATCAGCACCTGGATAGCCTAACGGAACACTTCGACATACCGAAAGTTTCCTGGACGAAATAAGCTAATTATAACTTATTCACTCaactatttttaatttatgttgAAATATATCAATATAGTACTTCAACGCcctcaaatattttgtttgttctTCCTTGTTAACATCGTCATTTAATTTTAACAGTTAACTTCTtcaacatcttcaaaaattcaacctgTAGGTATTTTCTAGAATTTTCTACAGAGTTGtcgtttgggatttttttttacttcatgatttactccagagattcctcgtaaaatttctggaaatattccagaaaatctttgaagaatccatgaagattttatttgaaaaattactcgagaaattctttggaagaaCTGTAGGGGCGATCCTTGAATGGAATGCTGcagcaat is a genomic window containing:
- the LOC5572390 gene encoding protein FAM32A, with product MSDEYEHVSRGKLKLKSDSDIKKKKKKKSKDKEKLREKVEKTLEESGTSSREQDRSQAPPSGRVLTKAEESFKKMQEKMQKKRIMEKASMTHKQRVEQFNQHLDSLTEHFDIPKVSWTK